Part of the Anoplolepis gracilipes chromosome 13, ASM4749672v1, whole genome shotgun sequence genome, AAAAAGCTAAAATCGCAAAAGGAAATTGAGGAggaattgaaaaattctccGGCAGCTGATGTCTGCGCAGAGATTCTCACCGCAACACAGGCGGTGGAGAAGGTGGCGAAGGTCTCCAAGAATCTCAAAGGAGACCTCGTCTGGCTTCTTAAGGAAGCCGTGCTGGTGACCTCTGCGGGGGCGGTTACCCTAGCCAGTAGGGGAAGCATGTCCTCCGATGAAGTAAGAAGGCAATTGGAGAAGACTAAGGCTCAGTTTGGGGCCCTCATTGAGGAAAATACCAAACTGAGAAGGGACGTCGAAGAACTGAAGGGAGCGAGCGGTTCCCTTCAGCGCCAGATGGAGGAGTTGACGCGGAGAGAGACCGCGCTTAAAGAGGAGAATGCACTCCTAAGGAAAAGAGTGGAAGAAGGAACGCCTATCAGGAGGAAAGAACCTCCCCTGGAGGTGGCTCCAAGTACCCCTACCTCTGCCCCTCGTACGAGGAGCAGAAAGGGTACGGGAGTAATTAATTACGCGGAAGAAGGCTCCAGCGAAGAGATGGAGACCGAACCGCTCCTGGGGAAAGGGGCCCCAGAAACCGATTCGGTGGTTCCTAAATCCATGGGGACAAACACATCCCCCGCGGGATCATACAAAGGAGGGAAGTTCCcaaatataaaaggaaaggTGGGACCTGACAAAAGGGaagggaaaaataaaagaaaaaacagaaaaaagggGGCGGCAAGGAAATTGGAGGTACCGCAACCCCAAGGTAAAGAACCGCCAATCTCCCTCTCGCTCATGGAGGAGGAAGAGATTAGAATCAGGGCCAACCCCGAGGTGGGCTGGAATGTGGAGGAGGTCGTGTCCGAGGCCCTTAAAGTTATCAAAGGGCGGAAGTATCTCAAGGAGGGAGACCCGATGGTAGAGGTTAGGTACGCCGAAAACCTCGCCTCGGGATCGACCTTTATGGGAGAAAATCAGGGCCCTTTCAGAgggcaaaaagaaagaggagcgGGAACTAAAGCCGCCATAATTAAAGGCGGAGGAGGACCCGTCCCAAAACCGTCGCGGGCAGCCGACAAGGAGCGACTCACATATGCGGCGGCActggaaaagaaaaggaagctGAGGAGCGGGAAGGAGACCGCATCCCCGGCACCCCCGACAGCCAAGGTAAAGGGAAAGGAGAAGGGGGAGAAGAAGAGACCACCACCACCTGGACCCCCTGATGGGGGTAAGAAGAGAGCTGGTGCCCCCAGGCCGATAAGGGTCCCCCGCACTGCGGCGGTTGTTTTTACGTGCCCGGAGGGACAGTACAGCGAAATGGTCCGCCGTGCGAGGGGTCAGATCGACCTGACTGAGCTCAACATCACGGAGCTCAGGAACAGGAGGGCCCTTACAGGGGCGATTATATATGAAGTGGGAGGTGAAGGAGCCAGCCAAAAGGCTATGGCTTTTGCCTCCAAACTTAGAAAGGCGTTGGAGGGGGCGGAGGGAGTTAGGGTATCCCTCCCTATCAAGACCGCGGAGCTCCTGTTTCGGGACCTGGACGATGCAGTCCAGGCCTCGGAGGTAAGGGACGCAATCGCGGAAGTCGGTGGATGTGCCCACGGGGACATCAAAGTGGGGGCGATAAGAAGAGCCCCCAACGGGATGGGCTCGGCGTGGGCCAAATGCCCTGCAGCTGCCGCCAATCTGGTGGCGAAAGCCGGCAGAATAAGGGTTGGGTGGGCCCACGCCAGGGGTTGAATTGCTGGAAGAGAGGCCCCTCCAATGCTTTAAATGCCTGGGTAGGGGACACGTACAGTCGAAATGCACGGCAACCGTGGAACGAAGATTCGGTTGCTTCCAATGCGGGGAGGAGGAACACCGAGCGGCGGACTGCAGGGCGGCGCCTAGATGTCCCATATGCGCGGATAGAGGGAAGCCGGCAAGACATAGGGCGGGGAGTGCGGCCTGCCCCATTGCGCAGGGTGGTCGCATAACTGGGCGAACTACCGGGGCCCTTAGGGGGGAAACACGCAGGCCCGTAGAGGAAAGCACTGGCCGGAAACCTTCCTCTATAAAGGGGAAAGGATCCTCTATAAGGGAAAAAGGACACGACGCGGCGAAGAGGACAGTGAATGCGGGAACTCCCACACCCCGCGGCGCGTCGACCCCTAGGTCGCAaccgaagaggaagagagagggagaattgGAGAAAAAAGCCAAAGACCTCAACAATTCCTGCTCCTCACCCCCCAACAAGCAGCTGAAAGAGGGGGGGAGGAAATGGAGGGAAATGAGGAAACGGAGGATGTCCCCACCACCATAGAAAGGGAGAATACCCTGGAAGGAGTACCCGCCGGTCAGCGGGTGGTGGGCGGTCTGGGATGGTGGGCGAGACCGAGGCAAAGATGGGAAACAAAGGGGAGGACGAGGATACAAATCTCCTCTCCCTAGACTACCCCCTGAAGGAGAAGGTACAGGATGGGAAAGGGGTTCCGAAAGCTTCTCTTCATTAAAGGGATCGGAGGCAGGCCCGagtcataattcaaataataaataaatggcggCTCGGGTCTTGCAAGCAAATCTCAACCACGCCCGTCAGGCGCAAAACTTGTTTGTGCACACTCTGGCGGAGCGTGGTTGTGGTTTGGGCATTGCTGCGGAGCCGTACCGGATCCCCGAGCACCCTTCGTGGGTGGGGGACGAGATGGGCTCCGTAGCGATTACATGGAGGGCGGATGCTCCGGCCTCACTTCCTGCCAAACTGGTGGCCAAGGGCAAAGGGTAAGTGGCGGTCAGATGGGGACCCGTTTTGGTCGTCGGGGTCTACCTGCCGCCTAGTCTGGACCTCTCAGGATTTGCTGAGAGGTTGGACTCCCTTACCGCTATCATCAGCGGGATGGGAGTGGGGCGGGTGGTGGTCTCGGGGGACTTTAACGCAAAATCGATGACGTGGGGTTCCCCGAGGACGGACCGCCGAGGTGTCGCGGTCAAGGAGTGGGCCGCGACACTGGATTTAAGGCTGCTGAACGAGGGAGGAATAAGCACCTGTATACGGGAAAGGGGCGAGTCGGTGGTGGACCTTACCTGGGCCTCCCTAGCGACCCTCAACAGGGTGCTAGGGTGGAGGGTGGCCACGGAGATCGAGACTTTGTCTGATCATAGGTACATAGTCTACGGCCTCATGGTCACACCCGAGCAGGTGCTCCAGTCGACGGCTGAGAGAGACGACCTCTCCTAGGCGCTGGAGCACAAAGAAAATGAACGAGGACGCCTTTATGGCCTCGATCCTCTCGACCACGTGGTTGGGGAGAGGAGAACCGGGAGAGGCCAACAGGGACATAGAGCAGGAAGTCGAGTGGATCCGGGGCGCCATGTCTGATGCATGTGACGCGTCAATGCCCCGGATCAAGGCTGGTCCGCAAGGCCGTAGAGCGGCGTACTGGTGGACCGGGGAGATCGCGAAATTGCGGCGGTCATCGGTCCATCAAAGGAGGAAATACGCCCGGGCCAAGAAGAAGGATAGGTCGGTAGAGGAAGTTAGAGGCCTTTACCAGGCGTACAAAGTGGCCAGGGACGCCCTACgcctggaaataaaaaaagcgaaagCTAGGGCGTGGGACGAGCTCCTCTCGCACTTGGAAGAGAACCCTTGGGGACGGCCATACCAAATGGTGCTCGGGAAGCTTTGCAATAGAGGGCCACCGGCTACGGAGACCCTTTCCCCGGAAGCCCTGGACCGGGTGGTCGGAGGGCTCTTTCCACAGTCTGAGGAGGAGGATACCCCCTCCCCCATCTTTGCGAAAGGAGGACCTGAATGGTCAGAGGAGCTGGCGTTCTCGGGAGAAGAAATGGAGAGGTGCAGGCGGAGACTCTGCGGCATCAAGGCCCCCGGACCCGATGGACTCCCTAGGAAGGCGTGGGCTGGAGCCTTTGAGGTGATGGGTGGGCATCTTGCACACCTACACACGAAGTGCCTCAGACTGGGAGTCTTCCCCGAGAGGTGGAAGAGGGCCAATTTGGTCCTCTTGCAAAAGGAAGGCAAGGATATGGAGACCCTCTCGTCGTTCAGGCCCATATGTTTGCTCGACGAGGCTGGCAAAATCCTGGAGAAGATAGTCGCCAATCGCCTCGTCGAGCACCTGGAAAGCATCGGGCCGAACTTGGATGACCGGCAGTACGGCTTCCGCGGTGGAAGATCAACCGTGGACGCAGTACTGAGGGTGCGCGCCTTTGCGGAAGCCGCGGTGCGGGAGGGCAGGGTGGCGATCGGCGTGTCTCTTGACATCTCGAACGCCTTTAACACCCTGCCCTGGAGATGTATCCAAAGAGCCATGGCCCGCTTCGGCGTGCCGGGATACCTCCGCCGGATCATCCAATCGTACCTCAGCGACCGCTCCCTACATTACACCAACAGGGACGCGGTAGAGGTTACGAGACGAGTGGGATGTGGAGTCCCACAGGGGTCGGTCCTCGGGCCACTCCTGTGGAACCTGGCCTTCGACGGGGTGGTAAGGACGGCCATCCCCCCCGGCTGCACGGTCGTCTGCTACGCGGACGATACGATCGTGTTAGCCGAGGGGGAAAACAGAAGGGAGGCCTCGGCCCTGGCCACGGTAGCGACGGCGTGTATTACGCGGGCTATCAAGGAGTTGGGCCTGAGGGTGGCGCCCCAGAAGACGGAGGCAATCATTTTCCGGCCAGGTGCTAGAAGTGTGCCGCCGAGCCTTCGGGTTATGGTGGAGGGGGTGGAGACGAAAGTGGGAAATACCCTTAAATATCTGGGGTTACTGCTGGACGGTGGGTGGCGCTTCGCCGCGCACTTTGCCCAGTTAGTTCCCCGCCTGGAGAAAGCAGCTGCCGCGCTGGGCCGTCTATTCCCGAACCTGGGAGGCCCTGACGGTCGAGTCAGGCGGCTGTATGGATGGACGGTTCACGCTATGATGCTGTACGGGACACCCGTATGGGCCGAGGATATCAGCGGCAACCGGAGGACCCTGGGCATTTTGCACGGGGTCCAAAGGAAAATGGCATTACGGGTGGTACGTGTTTACCGTACAGTGTCATTCGAAGCGGCGACTGCTTTGGCGGGGATTCCTCCCGTGGAGCTTCTCGCGAAGATGTACACCGATGTGTACCGACGCATGCGAGGGCTCCGGGAGGCGGGGCGGAACATCGTCCCCCGGGCGAAGATTGCGGAGAGGCGGCAGCACCATAGAAAGATGCTGGAACGGTGGAAAGCAGCAGTTGCTCTCTCCGTCTGGCAGAGCTGCGGGGCGTAGGGTGGCTGAGGCCATAGGGCCTCACTTAGAGGCCTGAGTGGAAAAAAGGAAGGGGGGAATGACCTTCCGTATGACTCAGGTGTTCACGGGGCACGGCTGCTTCGGCGAATATCTGGACCGTATTGGGTAGGAGACTACGGGCAAGTGCCACCACTGCACCGACCCCCTGGACTCAGCGCAGCACACCCTGGAGGTGTGTCCTGCGTGGGTGGAAAGCCGGGCGGAATTGTCCACGGCCGTGGGAGAGGATCTCTCCCTCGTAGCCATAGTGAAGGCTATGGTAGAAGGGGAGGATAAATGGAGGGCGGTGGCCTCTTTCTGTGGAGTAGTCTTCAGCACAAAGAAAGAGgcggagcgagaaagagagagagaaggacgaGAGAGACGCCGGGGGAGGGAAGATAAGACCCCTCCTCCCTCTCCCGGGAATTCGGGCGAGAACCCCCAACAGCAGACCCCCACCCTTGGAAGCCGACCCCCACTAGTAAGTGGGCGGTCGGACCAGGGGGCCGGAGCAGGCAGTGGGGTGGACAAGGAAGTAGGACGAAAATGACGATAAAGGGGGGGACACGATTATCCCCCCCCCCATTACGTCTCTGGTGTGGGAGAGACGCAGAGCCGGAAGTGGGGTAGGAAACGGACATTCCACCTCCGTCTACTGCAATCTGGGAAGGAGAAGACCCCGGTTGGTATCCCGGGGTCGTAATAGGGAAGGGACGTTCCTGCGAGTGCTCGTTGGACCCAGGTCCaagcgtgtgtgtgtacaagACGGGCAGGAGGAGGGAAAGTGCCGATGGCGAGGCCCTCCTTTCTGCATAAACCGTCTGGGAAGGATACCCAGGGggggttttagtgggtattCCGGTGCTTCCTCTATAGCGCCGgcgagtcccacataccccggCCAACCAATACCAGGCCGGGGATGCGTAAAGGCATTTCCCCctcgtaacaaaaaaaaaaaaaaaggttaggttaggttaggttaggttaggttaggttaccTCCCTACTCCTTCCCGATGATGCGGCACCTTGACATGGTGGGGAGGCTCTGTCCTGAAGCCCGGGAAACCGGAGTGGAGAGATAGCTAAAAGCGCATCTTTAGCCGGATTTCCTCTTGGACCCGGGCTCGGGCAGGATGCATAGCACCGGCATGCATACCTGGGTGTCGGACGCGTACGAATCGGTTCCTGCTACAGACGCGACGGTCGCGGCGGAAATGATGGTGAACGCCACATAGTACGCCGGGGGCGAAAGCCCTTAAGCCGGAGCGTGGCTGAGCGGGGGTTGAGGAGTAACAAAGACACTACGCGAGGGCCTTAGCGTGCCCGCCTGAAGAGTGTCCTCTCTTCCGGAGGAGTCCTTTTCAGAAGAGCCGATCGGATGGAGAGGCAACCGATGCTGATCGGGCTCCCCGGGTGCCGATCCTGAAGTGAGGCTTACGCGTCGCAAATCCCAACAAGACGGGAAGCGAGCGGTCGGGGCGCGGCTTCTTGGAGGGAGGCGGATCTACGGGTGCCGACGAGCCTCCTGGGACGGTCGCGCTTCCGGGCCATCTCGGTGTCGGGGGATCCTCCGGCTCTTCGGGGACGACGGGTTTGGCCGGCATCGCTTTGGTCGTTGTAGGGTAGTCGCCACCCTACGATGCAGGGTTCGGGTAGGACCTCGACCTGTTGGCTTGACAGCAGGGCGAGGTGTCAGGGGGTCGCTCATCTCTGATTCGGGTCTTGGTGGTGGGTGATGGAGGGATTTTCGGCTGGATCCGAGTCCCAAAGTCACCAAACACCGCAACAGGGGTCCTCTTTCCTCTGTATAGGAAACTCGAAAGACGGATCGGTTGACAGGACGCCCGATGTAGGTTGAAGGACCGCAGTCCCGATGCTATACACGGTACGCACAGGGGTCCGCCTTCCCCCTCATATAAAACACGGAGGCGACCGGGGCAGGGTGTTTATCAGTATGGATAACACCTTGCATATAGGATTAAGTTAGTACAACCCTACGATGAGGTTCCGGGTAGAACCTTGGCAGTTGTTTCTACGTGGAAACAATAGTACAAGGAACAGGGTTCGCTCTCCCCTGACGGTGACAGGACGCCCGATGTAGGTTGAAGGACCATGGTCCCGATGCTATACACGGTACGCACAGGGGTCCGCCTTCCCCC contains:
- the LOC140672706 gene encoding uncharacterized protein, which gives rise to MAARVLQANLNHARQAQNLFVHTLAERGCGLGIAAEPYRIPEHPSWVGDEMGSVAITWRADAPASLPAKLVAKGKGGMGVGRVVVSGDFNAKSMTWGSPRTDRRGVAVKEWAATLDLRLLNEGGISTCIRERGESVVDLTWASLATLNRVLGWRVATEIETLSDHRYIVYGLMVTPEQVLQSTAERDDLS